One Microbacterium keratanolyticum DNA window includes the following coding sequences:
- the purS gene encoding phosphoribosylformylglycinamidine synthase subunit PurS, with protein sequence MPKIVVDVMPKPELLDPQGKAVTGAFGRLGVTSFSEVRIGKRFELTVDGEVTDELLAEVKKLADDVLSNSVIEDVVGIEVAE encoded by the coding sequence ATGCCCAAAATCGTCGTTGACGTCATGCCCAAGCCCGAGCTCCTTGACCCGCAGGGCAAGGCCGTGACCGGAGCCTTCGGCCGCCTCGGCGTCACCTCCTTCAGTGAGGTGCGCATCGGCAAGCGCTTCGAGCTGACCGTCGATGGCGAGGTCACCGACGAGCTTCTGGCCGAGGTCAAGAAGCTCGCCGACGACGTGCTGTCGAACTCGGTCATCGAAGACGTCGTGGGCATCGAGGTCGCAGAGTGA
- a CDS encoding DUF1761 domain-containing protein: MIPEINYWAVLLATASSMVVGSIWYARGVFGTRWSKLANVDMDKPAASATMAIITTVIVSFVTAWVLAGATAISWHFYGGSFLISALVTSIVLWAGFTAARFITHDAFEGRPTSLTVMNIAHELVTVVVMAVLIGVWPPALG, from the coding sequence ATGATTCCCGAGATCAACTACTGGGCGGTACTGCTGGCGACGGCGTCGAGCATGGTCGTCGGATCGATCTGGTACGCCCGCGGCGTCTTCGGCACGCGCTGGTCGAAGCTCGCGAACGTCGACATGGACAAGCCCGCGGCCAGCGCCACGATGGCGATCATCACCACCGTCATCGTCAGCTTCGTGACAGCGTGGGTGCTCGCCGGAGCGACCGCGATCTCCTGGCACTTCTACGGAGGATCGTTCCTGATCTCGGCGCTCGTCACCTCGATCGTGCTGTGGGCCGGCTTCACCGCCGCCCGCTTCATCACGCACGACGCCTTCGAAGGGCGCCCCACGTCGCTGACGGTCATGAACATCGCGCACGAGCTCGTCACGGTCGTCGTGATGGCCGTCCTCATCGGCGTCTGGCCTCCGGCGCTCGGATAG
- a CDS encoding adenine phosphoribosyltransferase, whose amino-acid sequence MPEAPLSPALTRAASLIREIPDYPEPGILFRDITPLLADAEALRVTTEALMEPFLGTFDVVAGIEARGFILAGAAAISAGVGLVPIRKAGKLPRPAASVDYALEYGTATIEMHDDLPRGTRMLLIDDVLATGGTLAAGRHLVETLGHTVAGVSVLFEIEGLGGREIVGDLHTVFHS is encoded by the coding sequence GTGCCCGAAGCCCCGCTTAGCCCTGCCCTCACCCGCGCCGCGTCTCTGATCCGCGAGATCCCCGACTACCCCGAACCCGGGATCCTGTTCCGCGACATCACTCCGCTCCTCGCCGACGCCGAGGCTCTTCGCGTCACGACCGAGGCTCTGATGGAGCCCTTCCTCGGAACCTTCGACGTCGTTGCCGGCATCGAGGCACGCGGCTTCATCCTCGCCGGTGCCGCCGCGATCTCCGCGGGCGTCGGGCTCGTGCCGATCCGCAAGGCCGGCAAGCTTCCGCGACCCGCCGCATCCGTCGACTACGCCCTCGAATACGGCACCGCGACCATCGAGATGCACGACGATCTGCCCCGCGGCACGCGGATGCTGCTGATCGACGACGTGCTGGCGACCGGCGGCACGCTCGCCGCTGGACGCCACCTCGTCGAGACCCTCGGACACACCGTGGCCGGCGTCAGCGTGCTGTTCGAGATCGAGGGCCTCGGCGGGCGCGAGATCGTGGGCGACCTGCACACGGTCTTCCACTCCTGA
- a CDS encoding BCCT family transporter has translation MTMTSPIDPKTGETTPTATTKSRRSNAAKRLLEEVTKPGLVHPALIPGIGVERTGKIFPMNWGVFAIAAALALGVIVWAFIDPDGVSTVGAASLSWTTEYFGWLFGALAVVVIVFMLIIGYGRTGGIRLGADDEEPEFSTVSWVAMLFSAGIGIGLLFYGPFEPLTYFLNPPHGFDDAPGSADAMHSALAQTTLHWGPIAWAFYALVGGAIAYSAYRRGRAPLISAIFTPIFGERTNGPIGWVIDVFAIVVTLFGTAISLGIGALQIGRGVEVVTGIGEVGNTFLIAAMAILTALFVLSAVSGLKRGIRALSNINMVLAGVLALFVFIAGPTMLLLNFLPAAAMDFFNELGTMLVRNPIHGEETAEFMQAWTTYYWAWWVSWSPFVGMFIAKISRGRTLREFVTVVIIVPSAVCFTWFAIFGGTSMWMESEGMGISDSGSPEAMLFTMLGNLPFGVITSVVALIAIVIFFVTSADSASIVMASMSQRGRPEPATWVTIVWGVMLGLIAVSLLLAGGQDALSGLQSLMVVSALPFAFVLIGMMFAWVQDLRTDPYVLRQKFARAAIAQGVRRGIEEHGDDFVFEAQATKEGEGAGAFLDTEDPALTEWYVEAVTGQIDVITADDVDRTLEPGRIQPKGPERPDHTASGDAALTVGEERKKKPSAE, from the coding sequence ATGACGATGACCAGCCCGATCGACCCGAAGACAGGCGAGACCACGCCCACGGCGACGACCAAGTCGCGCCGCAGCAACGCCGCGAAACGACTTCTCGAAGAGGTCACCAAGCCCGGATTGGTGCATCCTGCGCTCATCCCCGGCATTGGCGTGGAGCGCACCGGCAAGATCTTCCCGATGAACTGGGGCGTCTTCGCGATCGCCGCCGCCCTGGCTCTCGGCGTGATCGTCTGGGCGTTCATCGACCCCGACGGCGTGTCCACCGTCGGGGCGGCATCTCTCTCGTGGACCACCGAGTACTTCGGATGGCTCTTCGGCGCACTCGCGGTCGTCGTCATCGTGTTCATGCTCATCATCGGCTACGGCCGCACGGGGGGCATCCGCCTGGGAGCCGACGACGAGGAGCCCGAGTTCTCCACCGTCTCCTGGGTCGCGATGCTGTTCTCCGCAGGCATCGGCATCGGGCTGCTCTTCTATGGACCATTCGAGCCGCTCACCTACTTCCTCAACCCGCCGCACGGCTTCGACGATGCGCCGGGCAGCGCCGACGCCATGCACTCGGCGCTCGCGCAGACCACCCTGCACTGGGGGCCCATCGCCTGGGCGTTCTACGCGCTCGTCGGAGGGGCGATCGCCTACTCCGCCTACCGTCGCGGGCGTGCGCCGCTGATCTCGGCGATCTTCACGCCCATCTTCGGTGAGCGCACGAACGGACCGATCGGCTGGGTCATCGACGTCTTCGCGATCGTCGTCACCCTGTTCGGCACCGCGATCTCGCTGGGCATCGGCGCACTGCAGATCGGCCGCGGTGTCGAGGTGGTCACGGGCATCGGCGAGGTCGGTAACACCTTCCTCATCGCCGCGATGGCGATCCTGACCGCCCTGTTCGTGCTCTCCGCGGTGTCGGGCCTCAAGCGCGGCATCCGTGCGCTCTCCAACATCAACATGGTGCTCGCCGGTGTTCTCGCGCTCTTCGTGTTCATCGCAGGCCCCACGATGCTGCTGCTGAACTTCCTCCCTGCCGCTGCCATGGACTTCTTCAACGAGCTCGGCACGATGCTCGTGCGCAACCCGATCCACGGCGAGGAGACCGCGGAGTTCATGCAGGCCTGGACGACGTACTACTGGGCGTGGTGGGTGTCGTGGTCGCCGTTCGTGGGCATGTTCATCGCGAAGATCTCCCGCGGCCGCACGCTGCGCGAGTTCGTCACGGTCGTCATCATCGTTCCGTCGGCCGTGTGCTTCACGTGGTTCGCGATCTTCGGCGGCACGTCGATGTGGATGGAGTCGGAGGGGATGGGGATCAGCGATTCCGGCTCGCCCGAGGCGATGCTGTTCACCATGCTCGGCAACCTGCCGTTCGGGGTCATCACCTCGGTCGTCGCCCTGATCGCGATCGTCATCTTCTTCGTGACATCCGCGGACTCCGCGTCGATCGTCATGGCCTCGATGAGTCAGCGCGGACGCCCCGAGCCCGCCACCTGGGTGACGATCGTGTGGGGTGTGATGCTCGGGCTGATCGCCGTCTCGCTTCTGCTCGCGGGTGGCCAGGATGCGCTGTCCGGGCTGCAGTCGCTCATGGTCGTCTCCGCGCTGCCGTTCGCATTCGTCCTCATCGGGATGATGTTCGCCTGGGTGCAGGATCTGCGTACGGATCCGTACGTGCTGCGGCAGAAGTTCGCCCGTGCGGCGATCGCGCAGGGCGTGCGGCGCGGTATCGAGGAGCACGGCGACGACTTCGTGTTCGAAGCGCAGGCGACCAAGGAGGGCGAGGGTGCGGGAGCGTTCCTCGACACCGAGGATCCCGCGCTGACCGAGTGGTACGTCGAAGCTGTCACGGGGCAGATCGATGTGATCACCGCGGATGATGTCGACCGCACGCTCGAGCCCGGGCGCATCCAGCCGAAGGGGCCGGAGCGCCCGGATCACACGGCGTCGGGGGATGCGGCCCTCACCGTCGGCGAGGAGCGGAAGAAGAAGCCCTCCGCCGAGTAG
- the purQ gene encoding phosphoribosylformylglycinamidine synthase subunit PurQ, translating into MTTRIGVITFPGSLDDRDAQRAIQLAGAEPVALWHGSHDLEGVDALVLPGGFSYGDYLRSGAIAALSPIMTEVKEAAAKGMPILGICNGFQMLVEAHLLPGGLIRNHHQHFVRRDQRLIVENTTSAWTSEFTQGQEIVIPLKNAEGGYIADTETLDRIEGEGLVAFRYAGVNPNGSLRDIAGLTNPAGNVVGLMPHPEHATEPGFGPDTTAAMRSGVDGLAFFTSAIAAVARVAA; encoded by the coding sequence GTGACCACCCGCATCGGGGTCATCACCTTCCCCGGCTCGCTGGACGACCGCGACGCGCAGCGCGCGATCCAGCTCGCGGGCGCCGAGCCCGTTGCGCTGTGGCACGGCTCGCATGACCTCGAGGGCGTCGACGCTCTGGTCCTCCCGGGCGGCTTCAGCTACGGCGACTACCTGCGTTCGGGTGCGATCGCCGCACTCTCACCGATCATGACCGAGGTCAAGGAGGCTGCCGCCAAGGGCATGCCCATCCTCGGCATCTGCAACGGCTTCCAGATGCTCGTCGAGGCGCACCTGCTGCCCGGCGGCCTGATCCGCAACCATCACCAGCACTTCGTGCGCCGCGACCAGCGCCTGATCGTCGAGAACACGACGTCGGCCTGGACGAGCGAGTTCACGCAGGGTCAAGAGATTGTCATCCCGCTGAAGAACGCAGAGGGCGGCTACATCGCCGACACCGAGACGCTCGACCGCATCGAGGGCGAGGGCCTCGTCGCCTTCCGCTACGCGGGCGTGAACCCCAACGGTTCGCTGCGCGACATCGCCGGCCTCACGAACCCGGCGGGCAACGTCGTCGGCCTCATGCCGCACCCTGAGCACGCCACCGAGCCGGGCTTCGGCCCCGACACCACGGCTGCCATGCGGTCGGGGGTCGACGGGCTGGCGTTCTTCACGAGCGCGATCGCCGCGGTCGCGCGCGTCGCCGCGTAA
- a CDS encoding glycoside hydrolase family 13 protein, which translates to MTELEQFAAPGSEWWRSAVIYQIYPRSFADASGDGIGDLPGITSRLDDLKTLGIDAIWLSPFMTSPQKDAGYDVADYRDVDPIFGTLADFDEMLAQAHARGIRVIVDLVPNHSSDQHEWFQQALAAAPGSPERARYIFRDGKGENGELPPNNWQSVFGGGMWERVTEADGTPGQWYLHIFDATQPDFDWTNPEVQEEFRSILRFWLDRGVDGFRVDVAHGMVKADGLHDYHAPTDADSMGGGEQNVPYWGQDGVHDIYRDWHTVLAEYDGDRALCGEAWMPTLKQTALWVRPDEMHQTFNFPYLMTPWDATQLREVIRESLDEFGAVGAPSTWVLSNHDVVRHFSRLALTADNPQGEGIGPLSKGKPDTAVGQARGRAASTVMLALPGSTYLYQGEELGLPEAMELPDDVRQDPTWFRTNGERYGRDGCRVPLPWEADAPAFGFNESGASWLPQPAEWATYARDVEQADPDSTLALYTQLLRLRREHNLGTGSLVWEDLGADAVAFRRGGLHVAANLGAEPVELGEGVTFLVQSQPFEGTALPVDTAAWYVKA; encoded by the coding sequence ATGACAGAGCTTGAGCAGTTCGCAGCGCCCGGTTCCGAGTGGTGGCGCAGCGCCGTCATCTACCAGATCTACCCCCGCTCCTTCGCGGATGCCTCCGGTGACGGCATCGGCGATCTGCCCGGCATCACGAGCCGCCTCGACGACCTGAAGACCCTCGGCATCGATGCGATCTGGCTCAGCCCGTTCATGACGAGCCCGCAGAAGGATGCCGGCTACGACGTCGCCGACTACCGCGACGTCGATCCGATCTTCGGCACACTTGCCGACTTCGACGAGATGCTGGCGCAGGCGCACGCCCGAGGCATCCGCGTCATCGTCGACCTCGTCCCCAACCACTCCTCCGACCAGCACGAGTGGTTCCAGCAGGCCCTCGCCGCCGCCCCCGGCAGCCCCGAGCGCGCCCGCTACATCTTCCGCGACGGCAAGGGTGAGAACGGCGAGCTGCCGCCCAACAACTGGCAGTCCGTCTTCGGCGGCGGCATGTGGGAGCGCGTGACCGAGGCCGACGGCACTCCAGGCCAGTGGTACCTGCACATCTTCGACGCGACACAGCCCGACTTCGACTGGACCAACCCCGAGGTGCAGGAAGAGTTCCGCTCGATCCTGCGCTTCTGGCTCGACCGGGGTGTCGACGGCTTCCGCGTCGACGTCGCCCACGGCATGGTCAAGGCCGACGGCCTGCACGACTATCACGCCCCCACCGACGCCGACTCGATGGGCGGCGGCGAGCAGAACGTGCCGTACTGGGGCCAGGACGGCGTGCATGACATCTACCGCGACTGGCACACCGTGCTCGCAGAGTACGACGGCGACCGTGCGCTCTGTGGCGAGGCCTGGATGCCGACCCTCAAGCAGACCGCACTCTGGGTGCGCCCCGACGAGATGCACCAGACGTTCAACTTCCCGTACCTGATGACCCCGTGGGATGCCACACAGCTGCGCGAGGTCATCCGCGAGTCGCTCGACGAGTTCGGTGCGGTCGGCGCCCCCAGCACGTGGGTGCTGTCGAACCACGACGTCGTGCGCCACTTCTCGCGCCTCGCGCTCACCGCCGACAACCCGCAGGGCGAGGGCATCGGACCGCTCTCGAAGGGCAAGCCCGACACGGCGGTCGGCCAGGCGCGCGGACGCGCGGCATCCACGGTGATGCTCGCACTGCCCGGATCGACCTACCTCTACCAGGGCGAGGAGCTCGGCCTCCCCGAAGCGATGGAGCTGCCCGACGACGTGCGTCAGGACCCGACCTGGTTCCGCACGAACGGCGAGCGCTACGGACGTGACGGATGCCGCGTGCCGCTGCCCTGGGAAGCGGATGCTCCTGCCTTCGGCTTCAACGAGTCCGGAGCATCCTGGCTCCCGCAGCCCGCGGAATGGGCGACCTACGCACGCGATGTCGAGCAGGCAGACCCCGACTCGACGCTGGCGCTGTACACACAGCTGCTGCGCCTGCGTCGCGAGCACAACCTCGGCACCGGATCGCTCGTCTGGGAGGATCTGGGCGCGGATGCGGTGGCGTTCCGCCGAGGTGGGCTGCACGTCGCCGCCAACCTCGGCGCGGAGCCGGTGGAGCTCGGCGAGGGCGTGACGTTCCTCGTGCAGAGCCAGCCGTTTGAGGGCACCGCGCTGCCCGTCGACACGGCTGCCTGGTACGTGAAGGCCTGA